One region of Syntrophobacter fumaroxidans MPOB genomic DNA includes:
- a CDS encoding ABC transporter ATP-binding protein, translating into MQNELTGKPVVEMRNISKRFGSLRANREVSLAVAGGEIHALVGENGAGKSTLMKILYGHFPPDSGTIRLNGEPVRFRHPREALKAGIGMVHQQLLIFPQLTALENVIVGNEPVHRGFIDRRRALEKVAEIAARFGFNLPMNTNAWQLSFAFRQQIELLRALYRGSKVLILDEPTSLLAPFEVDRFLDLLIALRRTGHTIVLISHRLREVFAAADRVSVLRRGKLIRTESIAAISREEVADLIVHGESRSTVEPQSRFVVAEVSVPSVRTESPKDLLVLDNLTADPSGNDIGLESFSLRIAAGEIVGLGGVVGNGLSTLARAIFGMAAIRGGTVHFDGRDFTALSIRDRMDAGIRRLPSNPMEEALLPECSLVDNFLLGSQRSPAFQRCGLLRKEAAAVYAARQLEIQKVRYEKVSRPVSSLSGGNQQKVALARVLAGPVRFVVLEQPGRGLDLKARVELGRRVRALNREGVGFLVISHDSEELLALCDRVGIVYRGRLAGITTIGEASPELLARWMLGVKNGEHD; encoded by the coding sequence ATGCAAAACGAACTGACCGGCAAACCCGTCGTGGAGATGCGCAACATCTCGAAGCGCTTCGGTTCCCTCAGGGCAAACCGCGAGGTCTCCCTTGCCGTCGCGGGCGGGGAGATCCACGCCCTCGTGGGAGAAAACGGCGCCGGCAAATCGACGCTCATGAAGATCCTCTACGGGCACTTCCCGCCCGATTCAGGCACCATCCGTCTGAACGGAGAGCCGGTTCGCTTCCGGCACCCGCGGGAAGCTCTCAAGGCCGGCATCGGGATGGTACACCAGCAGCTCCTGATCTTCCCCCAGCTGACTGCGCTCGAAAACGTGATCGTCGGCAACGAACCGGTGCACAGAGGGTTCATCGACCGACGACGGGCACTGGAGAAGGTGGCGGAGATCGCAGCCCGATTCGGCTTCAACCTTCCCATGAACACGAATGCCTGGCAGCTGTCCTTTGCCTTCCGCCAGCAGATCGAGTTGCTGCGAGCGCTCTATCGCGGATCGAAAGTGCTGATTCTCGATGAACCCACGAGCCTGCTCGCGCCCTTCGAAGTCGACCGATTCCTCGATCTGTTGATCGCCCTGCGCCGGACCGGCCACACGATCGTCCTGATCAGCCACCGGCTGCGGGAAGTCTTTGCCGCGGCGGACCGAGTCTCCGTGCTGCGCCGTGGAAAGCTGATCCGCACCGAGTCCATCGCCGCTATTTCCAGGGAGGAAGTGGCCGACCTGATCGTTCATGGCGAGAGCCGGAGCACGGTCGAGCCGCAATCGCGATTCGTCGTTGCGGAAGTCTCCGTTCCCTCCGTCCGGACCGAAAGCCCGAAGGACCTTCTCGTGTTGGACAATCTCACGGCGGACCCGTCCGGAAACGATATCGGGCTCGAATCCTTTTCGCTCCGAATCGCCGCGGGAGAAATCGTCGGCCTGGGAGGAGTGGTGGGAAACGGATTGAGCACCCTTGCGCGCGCCATATTCGGTATGGCCGCAATACGCGGCGGGACCGTTCATTTCGACGGCCGGGATTTCACGGCTCTTTCGATCAGGGATCGCATGGATGCGGGCATCCGCCGGCTGCCGTCGAACCCGATGGAAGAGGCGCTTCTGCCCGAGTGCTCACTGGTCGACAACTTCTTGCTGGGATCGCAACGCAGCCCCGCTTTCCAGCGCTGCGGACTGCTCCGCAAAGAAGCCGCGGCCGTTTACGCCGCGCGGCAACTGGAAATTCAGAAAGTGCGGTACGAGAAGGTTTCCCGGCCGGTTTCCAGCCTGTCCGGCGGAAACCAGCAGAAAGTCGCCCTGGCCAGGGTGCTGGCCGGTCCCGTGCGGTTCGTGGTGCTCGAGCAGCCCGGTCGCGGGTTGGATTTGAAGGCCCGGGTGGAGCTCGGCCGGCGAGTGCGCGCGCTCAACCGGGAGGGGGTCGGTTTTCTGGTGATTTCGCATGATTCGGAGGAGTTGCTCGCCTTGTGCGACCGGGTCGGGATCGTGTATCGAGGCCGCCTGGCAGGGATCACAACGATCGGAGAAGCATCCCCGGAGTTGCTCGCAAGGTGGATGCTCGGGGTGAAGAACGGGGAACATGACTGA
- a CDS encoding ABC transporter permease — protein MELLKLIFRNTLRQRLRSALTIFGMAVAILAFCLLQTVVNAWFAGVSAAAPDRLITRNAVSLIFPLPLSYRQKILQVDGVKRVAFGNWFGGVYIDERHFFPRMAIGGNDYFDLAPEMILPPDQAKAFWRRRDACIAGRKLIEKYRWKIGDAITLTGNIYPGEWRFVLVGVYTGATKSIDETQFFFRWDYLDETVKKIMPSRSGKVGWYVVQVKDPVQSAEVSRAIDALFKNSWAETLTETEKAFQLGFVAMTDAIVVAVRVVSYVVIGVILIILANTMAMTSRERMPEYATLKTLGFGNRFLIALIAGESVCIAMLGGITGMALAFPVAGVFSEHLGTLLPIFHIHWETLLASFSISLGIGLLAAALPAWRAIRVGIAEALSHAG, from the coding sequence ATGGAACTGCTCAAGCTGATCTTCCGCAATACGCTCCGGCAGAGGCTCCGGAGTGCACTCACCATTTTCGGCATGGCCGTTGCCATACTGGCCTTCTGCCTGTTGCAGACGGTGGTGAACGCCTGGTTCGCGGGAGTCTCAGCCGCCGCGCCGGACCGCCTGATAACCCGAAACGCGGTCTCTCTCATCTTTCCTCTTCCACTCAGTTATCGACAGAAGATACTCCAGGTGGACGGCGTCAAGCGAGTCGCTTTCGGCAACTGGTTCGGCGGCGTTTACATCGACGAGCGGCACTTCTTCCCCAGGATGGCCATCGGCGGCAACGACTACTTCGACCTGGCTCCTGAAATGATTCTCCCGCCCGACCAGGCGAAGGCCTTCTGGCGCCGGCGCGATGCCTGCATCGCGGGACGCAAACTCATCGAGAAGTATCGCTGGAAGATCGGGGACGCCATCACTCTGACCGGAAACATCTATCCCGGAGAGTGGCGTTTCGTCCTGGTCGGAGTTTATACCGGAGCCACGAAATCCATCGATGAAACCCAGTTTTTCTTTCGATGGGATTACCTGGACGAAACGGTGAAAAAGATCATGCCGTCCAGAAGCGGGAAGGTGGGATGGTACGTCGTTCAGGTCAAGGACCCTGTGCAGTCGGCCGAGGTCTCCCGGGCGATCGACGCACTTTTCAAGAATTCGTGGGCGGAGACCTTGACGGAAACGGAAAAAGCTTTCCAGCTCGGATTCGTGGCCATGACGGACGCCATCGTGGTCGCCGTGAGGGTCGTTTCCTACGTGGTGATCGGCGTGATCCTGATCATCCTTGCCAATACCATGGCGATGACGTCCAGGGAACGGATGCCCGAATACGCGACACTGAAGACGCTCGGCTTCGGGAACCGGTTCCTGATCGCGCTCATCGCCGGAGAGTCGGTGTGCATCGCCATGCTGGGCGGAATCACCGGCATGGCGCTGGCTTTCCCTGTTGCCGGTGTCTTTTCGGAGCACCTGGGAACGCTTCTTCCCATTTTCCACATTCACTGGGAAACGTTGCTGGCAAGCTTCTCGATCAGCCTGGGCATCGGCCTGCTGGCGGCCGCTCTGCCGGCCTGGAGGGCGATCCGGGTCGGGATTGCCGAGGCGCTCAGCCATGCCGGTTGA
- a CDS encoding hemerythrin domain-containing protein, producing the protein MASDVLKTRRDFLVVTGAAGAGLLLAGCSGEEKKRAADLISAPERLMRQHGVLSRLLMILEESLRRVDAHMELPLEVIPGVVEVVQNFVQMHHEKQEEEEIFPLLANNDKLVGLIAVLKAQHRAGREITARILEYSSTAALKELETRRKLNSEVRQLARMYRAHSNREDTVLFPALDSAVTAAQYRALSAGMTQKQQQAPGDGAFEKTVERVAALEKLVAMDDLAGFSPDAS; encoded by the coding sequence ATGGCTTCGGATGTTCTGAAAACACGGCGTGATTTTCTTGTCGTTACGGGCGCCGCGGGAGCCGGCCTGCTGCTCGCCGGGTGCTCGGGAGAAGAGAAGAAGAGGGCCGCGGATCTCATCTCCGCGCCGGAACGGTTGATGCGCCAACACGGCGTGTTGAGCCGCCTGCTCATGATCCTCGAGGAGTCCCTGCGCCGAGTGGATGCGCACATGGAATTGCCCCTCGAGGTCATTCCCGGCGTGGTCGAGGTCGTGCAGAATTTTGTCCAAATGCACCACGAGAAACAGGAGGAGGAAGAAATCTTCCCGCTCTTGGCCAATAACGACAAGCTGGTCGGACTGATCGCCGTGCTGAAGGCGCAGCACCGGGCAGGCCGCGAAATCACGGCACGGATCCTGGAGTACTCTTCGACTGCGGCTTTGAAGGAACTCGAGACGCGCCGTAAATTGAACTCGGAGGTGCGCCAGCTCGCGCGCATGTACCGGGCCCACTCCAACCGTGAAGACACGGTGCTCTTCCCGGCACTGGATTCGGCGGTCACCGCCGCGCAATACCGGGCGCTGTCGGCCGGAATGACTCAAAAACAACAGCAGGCGCCGGGAGACGGGGCGTTCGAGAAGACCGTCGAGCGGGTGGCCGCCCTGGAAAAGCTGGTCGCCATGGACGATCTCGCCGGGTTTTCACCCGACGCCTCGTAG
- a CDS encoding efflux RND transporter periplasmic adaptor subunit: MDPDKISKLKISEEQKFTPGSGRGRKLLWPAFVVVLIVAGLTLAHRSGFLSSSVEVRATSVGWVYPSQVITEFNASGYVVAQRKAAVASKGTGRLSSVEVQEGSRVKDGDVLARIENDDLVADCNQVAAQLAAARSDLTRAGIELDTAARNHVRFSDLYGRKAVSQVDFENARDRYLKARAAVDSARSNIRVLEAALRKAEVLVEYTVIRAPFDGVVLTKDADVGEVVAPFGSATNAKAAVVNMADLSSLMVEADVSESFLSRASIEQPCEVQLDSLPDTRFTGKVDTIVPTADRTRGTVMVKVRFDRLDPRILPEMSAKVSFLSRPLPEGESRPFLGVHRDASTRRGDAEGVFRIEGDRAVWVALPGAETFGDYVLPGSAMKNGERVVLKPPQELKSGDKIKVAD; the protein is encoded by the coding sequence ATGGATCCCGACAAGATTTCCAAACTCAAAATCAGCGAAGAACAAAAGTTCACGCCGGGGAGCGGCCGCGGACGAAAGCTGCTGTGGCCGGCCTTCGTGGTCGTCTTGATTGTCGCCGGGCTCACGCTGGCCCATCGCTCCGGGTTTCTTTCCTCCTCGGTGGAAGTGCGCGCCACTTCCGTCGGCTGGGTGTATCCCTCCCAAGTCATCACCGAATTCAATGCCAGCGGGTACGTCGTGGCCCAGCGGAAGGCCGCGGTCGCTTCCAAGGGAACCGGGCGGCTGTCCAGCGTGGAAGTGCAGGAAGGCAGCCGCGTGAAAGACGGGGATGTGCTGGCAAGGATCGAAAACGACGACCTGGTGGCGGACTGCAACCAGGTCGCGGCACAACTGGCAGCCGCTCGGTCGGATCTCACCCGCGCCGGGATCGAGCTCGACACGGCGGCTCGCAACCATGTGCGGTTCTCCGATCTCTACGGGCGCAAGGCGGTTTCACAGGTGGATTTTGAAAACGCCCGGGATCGGTACCTCAAAGCCAGGGCCGCCGTCGATTCGGCGAGATCGAACATCCGCGTGCTTGAAGCCGCTCTGCGCAAGGCCGAGGTCCTGGTTGAATACACCGTCATCCGGGCCCCGTTCGATGGCGTGGTGCTCACCAAGGACGCGGATGTGGGCGAAGTGGTCGCTCCATTCGGTTCCGCCACCAATGCCAAGGCGGCTGTCGTCAACATGGCGGACCTTTCTTCGCTCATGGTGGAGGCCGACGTTTCCGAGTCCTTTCTGTCCAGGGCTTCAATCGAACAGCCGTGCGAGGTCCAGCTGGATTCACTCCCGGACACGCGTTTCACGGGAAAGGTGGACACGATCGTTCCCACCGCCGACCGCACGAGGGGCACAGTCATGGTGAAAGTGCGCTTCGACCGTCTCGATCCGCGCATCCTTCCGGAGATGAGCGCCAAGGTATCCTTTCTGTCGAGACCGCTGCCGGAAGGTGAGAGCCGTCCTTTTCTGGGGGTTCATCGGGACGCGAGCACCCGGAGGGGCGATGCGGAGGGCGTTTTTCGCATCGAGGGCGACCGCGCGGTCTGGGTGGCACTTCCGGGCGCGGAGACCTTTGGGGATTACGTGCTGCCCGGATCGGCCATGAAAAACGGCGAGCGTGTCGTGCTCAAGCCCCCTCAGGAATTGAAATCCGGCGACAAGATAAAGGTTGCGGACTGA
- a CDS encoding ABC transporter permease: MAADSPRAGASGGDRAWSRLLESISGPLVACAAALPVCVVISLSAGAGPFDLIAGLWTGAWGSADALATTLGKLTPLLLTGLAVSMAYQARLLNIGCEGQLMLGALASAAFAASAKSLPASLLAPLTLIAGAVIGAAWAYPAVWLKQKRGVHEVITTIFMNTIAIHLCEILVLGPLGDGTAIGRTREIGDGAVWPPVWQYGAMGLTIAPFFAVVLGFLAHFWLSGTPWGFEVKAAGCNPESARAAGIEVERWQKRMFLLSGALAGLAGALEVVAVHHRFYRAFSPGYGFDGITAAFLANAAPGWVWLSGLLLAGLRAADKWLQLAVGISPSSIYIIQACLLLSVAGQPGIRDGLGRLVSNLRAGGRMPLGEHARTGEPESRP; this comes from the coding sequence ATGGCGGCAGATTCACCTCGCGCCGGGGCTTCCGGTGGAGATCGAGCCTGGAGCCGGCTGCTCGAATCGATTTCGGGCCCGCTGGTGGCCTGCGCGGCCGCGCTGCCGGTCTGCGTGGTCATCTCCCTGTCGGCCGGAGCCGGCCCCTTCGACCTCATTGCGGGGCTCTGGACAGGCGCGTGGGGAAGCGCCGACGCCTTGGCAACCACCCTGGGAAAGCTTACGCCCCTGCTGCTCACCGGCCTGGCCGTGTCGATGGCATATCAGGCGAGGCTTCTCAACATCGGCTGCGAAGGACAGCTCATGCTCGGCGCCCTCGCCTCGGCCGCGTTCGCCGCCTCCGCAAAATCACTGCCGGCTTCATTGCTCGCGCCGCTCACCCTCATCGCGGGCGCCGTCATCGGAGCGGCCTGGGCCTATCCGGCCGTTTGGCTGAAGCAGAAGCGAGGCGTGCACGAGGTGATCACCACGATCTTCATGAACACCATCGCCATCCACCTGTGTGAAATTCTGGTCCTGGGTCCCCTCGGAGACGGCACGGCCATCGGTCGCACCCGCGAGATCGGAGACGGGGCCGTCTGGCCGCCCGTCTGGCAATACGGAGCCATGGGTCTGACCATTGCGCCTTTTTTTGCGGTCGTCCTGGGTTTCCTGGCCCACTTCTGGCTTTCCGGAACACCCTGGGGATTCGAAGTCAAGGCGGCGGGATGCAACCCGGAATCGGCCCGGGCCGCCGGTATCGAGGTAGAACGATGGCAAAAACGCATGTTCCTGTTGAGCGGCGCGCTGGCCGGATTGGCCGGAGCGCTCGAAGTGGTCGCCGTCCATCACCGCTTCTACCGGGCGTTCTCTCCGGGTTACGGTTTCGACGGCATAACGGCCGCATTCCTGGCCAATGCGGCTCCGGGATGGGTATGGTTGAGCGGTCTGCTGCTCGCCGGTCTGAGAGCGGCGGACAAATGGCTTCAGCTCGCCGTGGGCATTTCGCCGAGCTCAATCTACATCATCCAGGCCTGCCTGCTGCTGTCCGTGGCCGGACAGCCCGGTATCCGGGACGGGTTGGGCAGACTGGTTTCGAACCTTCGGGCAGGGGGACGCATGCCACTCGGTGAGCACGCCCGGACAGGCGAGCCGGAGTCACGGCCGTGA
- a CDS encoding ABC transporter permease, which yields MTTLLNLFLLALAKSTPLLLASFGGLLSELSGVINFAIEGMMLVGAFGAIWTVWATGSPWLGLLGGGFGGLVIGFLHAVVSLKLKANQIVSSIALNLLAAGITGTLLNQVFNVYGTSPAVPKLPGIGEAFCGVLGLPARPSSSVGEGLSIVVPIALAACIVLWVLLHRSRYGLHLRACGENPGGAEAAGLAVWRVRLSALLAGGFLAGIGGAYLAIGELSQFVEQMTQGRGYLAVAAVILGRWRPAGVMAAALLFGFSEAFSEWLGIQWVQVPSQFFLALPYLLCLLVLLLGLGKRQQPSALGRL from the coding sequence GTGACCACTTTGCTGAACCTCTTTCTGCTTGCCCTGGCAAAATCCACGCCTCTGTTGCTGGCGAGTTTCGGGGGACTGCTCTCGGAGCTTTCCGGCGTGATCAACTTCGCCATCGAGGGCATGATGCTGGTGGGAGCGTTTGGAGCGATCTGGACGGTGTGGGCAACGGGCTCGCCTTGGCTCGGCCTGCTCGGCGGCGGATTCGGCGGTCTCGTCATCGGCTTCCTCCACGCCGTCGTCAGCCTGAAACTCAAAGCGAACCAGATCGTCAGCTCCATTGCGCTCAATCTCCTCGCGGCAGGAATCACCGGTACTCTTCTCAACCAGGTTTTCAACGTCTACGGAACATCCCCGGCAGTACCCAAGCTCCCCGGCATAGGGGAAGCGTTCTGCGGTGTGCTGGGCCTCCCGGCGAGGCCCTCTTCCTCGGTGGGGGAAGGCCTGTCCATCGTAGTGCCAATCGCCTTGGCGGCTTGCATCGTGCTTTGGGTGCTTCTGCACCGGAGCCGCTACGGGCTGCATCTGCGAGCGTGCGGCGAAAACCCGGGCGGAGCGGAAGCCGCGGGCCTGGCAGTGTGGCGTGTCAGGCTCTCCGCGCTACTGGCGGGAGGTTTCCTGGCTGGAATCGGCGGGGCCTACCTCGCCATCGGGGAACTCTCCCAGTTCGTCGAACAAATGACACAGGGTCGAGGCTACCTGGCGGTCGCAGCCGTCATCCTTGGCCGGTGGCGACCTGCGGGGGTGATGGCGGCCGCCCTGCTTTTCGGCTTCAGTGAAGCGTTTTCGGAATGGCTCGGCATTCAGTGGGTGCAAGTGCCGTCCCAGTTCTTCCTTGCCCTTCCTTACCTCCTGTGCCTGCTCGTATTGCTCCTGGGCTTGGGAAAACGGCAGCAACCTTCCGCTCTCGGCCGGTTGTAA
- a CDS encoding glycoside hydrolase family 3 N-terminal domain-containing protein: MVLKQVAEAGIHLLVGFRGTTFQEQLKSLIDEFGIGGIVLFRRNIQTPEQLRSLLEEMQSHARQVLGRSLWVAIDQEGGPVQRLVPPFTQLPSACDLAQQGIEAVAEWSSKAAMDLRRMGIHINLAPVLDLRVNANSHFMEGRCLGDDPLTVAELGCRWIKTLQGAGVSATAKHFPGLGLAELDPHHFAPVIRWPDQEAMQRDLLPFRKAIEAGVHCVMTSHALYPFIDSVWPATLSPAINNDLLRGTLGFRGTLLSDDMDMAAVSEKYSWKEMAEQGLLATIDFFLLCQRTENIEQLQGALCAAIAGSSRIEAMHRESAKRIEWLYDRHRMEHQGG; the protein is encoded by the coding sequence ATGGTTCTGAAACAAGTGGCCGAGGCGGGCATACACCTTCTGGTGGGTTTCCGGGGAACGACTTTCCAGGAACAGCTCAAATCACTCATCGATGAGTTCGGAATCGGCGGGATCGTGCTTTTTCGGCGGAACATTCAAACACCGGAACAGCTGAGGAGCCTGTTGGAGGAGATGCAGAGCCACGCGCGGCAGGTTCTCGGCCGTTCGCTCTGGGTGGCCATCGACCAGGAAGGGGGGCCGGTGCAGAGGCTTGTCCCTCCTTTCACGCAGCTTCCTTCCGCGTGCGATCTCGCCCAACAGGGGATAGAAGCCGTCGCGGAATGGTCCTCGAAGGCGGCCATGGACCTCCGCCGGATGGGCATTCACATCAACCTGGCCCCCGTGTTGGACTTGCGCGTCAACGCCAATTCTCACTTCATGGAAGGACGCTGCCTTGGCGACGATCCCCTGACCGTGGCGGAACTGGGCTGCCGATGGATCAAGACTCTCCAGGGAGCGGGAGTCTCCGCCACGGCGAAGCACTTCCCGGGGCTTGGCCTGGCGGAACTGGACCCGCACCACTTTGCCCCCGTCATCCGTTGGCCGGACCAGGAAGCCATGCAAAGGGATCTGCTTCCCTTTCGGAAGGCAATCGAGGCAGGGGTCCACTGCGTGATGACTTCTCACGCCCTCTACCCTTTCATCGACTCCGTCTGGCCGGCCACCCTCTCACCCGCGATAAACAACGACCTGCTGCGCGGAACACTGGGGTTCCGAGGCACACTCCTGAGCGACGACATGGACATGGCCGCCGTTTCCGAAAAATATTCCTGGAAGGAGATGGCCGAACAGGGGTTGCTCGCCACGATCGATTTCTTTCTGCTCTGTCAGAGAACCGAAAACATCGAGCAGTTGCAGGGGGCGCTCTGCGCAGCCATTGCCGGAAGCTCCCGGATCGAGGCCATGCACCGGGAATCCGCCAAACGCATCGAGTGGCTCTACGACCGGCACCGGATGGAGCATCAGGGAGGGTAG
- a CDS encoding CDP-archaeol synthase — MLLAVKLLVLLWSINFAPPLLAFLCDEKWNRPIDGGRRMWDGRPVFGDQKTMRGVLGGVLVGGLAGFGLGFPLWLGLAAGILSMSGDLVSSFIKRRVDVPCGKVVPGLDQVFEGALPLLALGPYFSLGAWPTVLLLCIFGCGAFAGSLALNEVVLRKPIDNYPRPLRPGVRLREIRACQILSNPLHHFVNFEDSIYYHVFMKTVFKCLGVYEKGRKNALKLREEHVTLEFPDLPGAFDGYRILFLTDLHLDGLEGLTERLLEIVRRIRADLCIVGGDLRMETHGSFAPALAQVRRLLPEIRAKDGIYGILGNHDCLEIIEPLSEYGIRFLVNDSAVLTRDGERIHLAGVDDPHYFKCHDLDQAFEKVPPREFAILASHSNEIYREAAAYGPRLYLCGHTHGGQIRLPVVGALFTHSKAPRRLLHGRWSYDGMEGYTSGGVGVSGVPVRFATEGEVSVITLKRKTLKVCPYPP; from the coding sequence ATGCTGCTGGCCGTAAAACTGCTCGTCTTGCTCTGGTCGATCAACTTTGCCCCGCCGCTGCTTGCGTTCCTGTGCGATGAAAAATGGAATCGTCCGATCGACGGGGGACGCCGCATGTGGGACGGTCGCCCGGTTTTTGGCGATCAGAAAACGATGCGGGGAGTCCTGGGCGGAGTCCTCGTCGGCGGCTTGGCCGGCTTCGGGCTGGGGTTTCCGTTGTGGCTGGGACTTGCGGCCGGTATCCTGAGCATGTCCGGAGACCTCGTTTCGAGTTTCATCAAGAGGCGCGTCGACGTGCCCTGCGGCAAGGTCGTTCCCGGCCTGGACCAGGTATTCGAGGGAGCTTTGCCGCTTTTGGCGCTGGGCCCGTATTTTTCTCTCGGCGCATGGCCGACCGTGCTCCTGCTGTGCATATTCGGATGCGGCGCCTTCGCGGGTTCCCTGGCGCTCAACGAGGTGGTCCTGCGCAAGCCCATCGACAACTACCCGCGTCCACTCCGCCCCGGCGTGCGCCTCAGGGAGATCCGGGCCTGCCAGATTCTCTCGAACCCCCTGCATCATTTCGTGAATTTTGAAGATTCGATCTACTATCACGTCTTCATGAAGACCGTATTCAAGTGCCTCGGCGTGTACGAAAAAGGCAGGAAGAACGCCTTGAAGCTGCGCGAGGAGCACGTTACGCTGGAGTTTCCCGATTTGCCCGGTGCTTTCGACGGCTACCGCATTCTCTTCCTGACCGATCTTCACCTCGACGGGCTCGAGGGGCTCACCGAGCGACTGTTGGAAATCGTGAGGCGGATACGGGCCGATCTGTGTATCGTCGGGGGAGACCTGAGGATGGAGACGCACGGGTCATTTGCCCCGGCCCTCGCCCAGGTCCGCCGTCTTCTGCCCGAAATCCGCGCGAAAGACGGCATTTACGGGATCCTGGGGAACCACGACTGCCTGGAAATCATCGAACCGCTGTCGGAATACGGCATACGATTCCTGGTGAACGATTCGGCGGTTCTCACCCGCGACGGGGAGCGGATTCACCTGGCAGGAGTCGACGACCCTCATTACTTCAAGTGCCACGACCTGGATCAGGCTTTCGAGAAGGTGCCGCCCCGGGAGTTCGCCATTCTGGCGTCCCATTCGAATGAGATTTACCGGGAGGCGGCCGCCTACGGCCCCAGGCTCTACCTTTGCGGGCATACGCACGGCGGACAGATACGCCTGCCCGTTGTCGGGGCGTTGTTCACCCACAGCAAAGCGCCGCGCCGCCTGCTTCACGGAAGGTGGTCCTACGACGGCATGGAGGGGTACACGAGCGGCGGCGTGGGGGTATCCGGCGTTCCGGTGCGTTTTGCCACCGAGGGGGAAGTGTCCGTCATCACTTTGAAGCGGAAAACACTGAAGGTCTGCCCCTACCCTCCCTGA
- a CDS encoding ABC transporter ATP-binding protein: MTRSDPVVGKPLVSVENIHKSYRRGSQSISVLRGIDLSVGRGDFIALMGPSGSGKTTLLNLIAGLDRPDQGSLIVAGTDITQLGELDLARWRAIHIGFIFQFYNLLPVLTGLENVELPLLLRNLSRRERREHAMTALELVGLADRVKHTPRELSGGQQQRVAIARAIVTDPTLLVADEPTGDLDKNSAMEVLELLEQLNREFNKTIIMVTHDPRAADKARLIHHLDKGTLESPGK, encoded by the coding sequence ATGACCCGGAGCGACCCCGTTGTCGGCAAACCGCTGGTGTCGGTCGAGAACATCCATAAGTCCTACCGGCGGGGTTCCCAGTCGATTTCGGTGTTGCGGGGTATAGACCTGAGCGTCGGCCGAGGGGATTTCATCGCCCTGATGGGACCCTCCGGTTCCGGCAAGACCACCCTGCTCAACCTCATCGCCGGCCTGGACAGGCCCGACCAGGGCAGTCTGATCGTTGCCGGAACCGACATCACCCAACTCGGCGAGCTCGACCTGGCCCGCTGGCGGGCGATTCACATCGGGTTCATATTCCAGTTCTACAATCTCCTCCCTGTGCTGACCGGGCTCGAAAACGTGGAGTTGCCGCTGCTGCTTCGGAATCTCAGCCGCCGGGAACGCCGCGAGCACGCCATGACGGCTCTCGAGTTGGTCGGGTTGGCGGACCGTGTGAAGCACACCCCGCGGGAGCTCTCCGGCGGGCAGCAACAGCGGGTTGCCATTGCCCGGGCCATTGTGACGGACCCCACGCTGCTCGTCGCGGACGAACCCACCGGCGATCTCGACAAGAACTCCGCCATGGAGGTGCTCGAACTGCTCGAGCAGCTCAACCGCGAATTCAACAAGACCATCATCATGGTGACCCATGACCCCAGGGCCGCGGACAAGGCCCGGCTCATCCATCACCTGGACAAGGGCACCCTGGAGAGCCCCGGCAAGTGA